GCTAACAATTTGTTACATGCAGCTACAGGAAGCATATCAGCTAGTACATCATctacaaaagaagagaaaaaatatatcaatacaaatatgaacaagatattcgaaaaaccatttatTCCCAAAAAACAAAACCTCACATTTGTACCACCTCAATTAAATACCTATAAGGAAAGCTTAAACCAGGACAAAAAGACCTATAACCATATAACCAGagcatatatagaaaatatccacaaaatacaaacctttttaaataaaaaccccAGATCAAAAACTACCCAAAACCCACATGAAGACTATATTACCCAAGCTTTGCAAGGATATAATAAACTAATAGCCTTACCAAAAACAAATGCAAACCTAATAGCAACTTGCTATAATTACGGACTATTGAATACAGTATATACCCAAACTGGAGATGAAATAGCTACGATACCAGAGTTACATAAAGCATTCATGAATTATAAGAGAATAACTAAAGgaactttgttttatataaagttttattCAGCACCAGCAGAAATACTTTATGACGAGATAAAACCAATTatacaagttataaaaattggaCTAACTAGAGAAATGATTATACCGGAAAAAATAGAGGAACAAGAGGAAATACAAAAAGTAGAGATACCAGCATTTTATGCAGGGAAGAGAGTTATTGGAATAGCTACTATACTAAATGAGCTAACATCAAATTATTTGAACAACAATGcaatatggagttattattcacGAGAACAAACAATGATATACTCGAATTGTCGAGAATTCAGAGCAACAGATATGGAAGAACTCAGGCAATGGGCATTAAGTCTGTTAAAACCTGCTGAGCAACAACCTACAACAAGAGCTATAAGGAAGGACTTTATCTCATCGGAAATGATGACCAGATACTGTAAAACTATTGGCCATAAATATCCGGATCACCAATGTTCAAAATGTCAAGGCGAAGATAATGTGATTCCAGACGTACAGCTGGAGTAAAAATAAGAAGCGACAGTCCgacaagataaaaagaaaagctatatggagctactttATGGAAAGAAAAGCTAGCAAGAACGTGTTAATATTGTACAAAGAagtaaagaaaagttgtttgtcttatttgACTTTGTAAAGTTAGTGAAAGTAGGAATCTTTGGTAGTGCGGATGTAAATTAAGAGACAAATAGGA
Above is a window of Solanum stenotomum isolate F172 unplaced genomic scaffold, ASM1918654v1 scaffold3152, whole genome shotgun sequence DNA encoding:
- the LOC125852007 gene encoding uncharacterized protein LOC125852007; amino-acid sequence: TSSTKEEKKYINTNMNKIFEKPFIPKKQNLTFVPPQLNTYKESLNQDKKTYNHITRAYIENIHKIQTFLNKNPRSKTTQNPHEDYITQALQGYNKLIALPKTNANLIATCYNYGLLNTVYTQTGDEIATIPELHKAFMNYKRITKGTLFYIKFYSAPAEILYDEIKPIIQVIKIGLTREMIIPEKIEEQEEIQKVEIPAFYAGKRVIGIATILNELTSNYLNNNAIWSYYSREQTMIYSNCREFRATDMEELRQWALSLLKPAEQQPTTRAIRKDFISSEMMTRYCKTIGHKYPDHQCSKCQGEDNVIPDVQLE